One genomic segment of Acropora muricata isolate sample 2 unplaced genomic scaffold, ASM3666990v1 scaffold_754, whole genome shotgun sequence includes these proteins:
- the LOC136907702 gene encoding uncharacterized protein: protein MGVVKGLLRRSLGQAVLSWEELVTALTEVEKVINRRPITYLWESSEPGGGVPIPLCPEQFLLPHHTDSKEEERKLNVSKEFQQRKKWVSSMNDLWKNEYLHQVLGYQREVWTTQPNPLKAKEVVLVADDREKRLNWKVGVVQKLIIGRNGRCRTAVVQVKSGLLRRPIRKLHKLEICAETDNLPRYLSVYGIEHL, encoded by the coding sequence ATGGGCGTTGTCAAGGGACTTCTACGCCGCTCATTGGGCCAAGCTGTGCTTTCCTGGGAAGAATTGGTAACCGCCCTAACTGAGGTAGAAAAAGTCATCAACCGCCGGCCTATCACTTATCTGTGGGAATCGAGTGAACCAGGTGGTGGAGTGCCTATCCCTTTGTGTCCTGAACAGTTCCTGTTGCCACACCATACAGAtagcaaagaagaagaaagaaaactgaatgtCTCAAAGGAATTTCAACAGAGGAAGAAGTGGGTGTCTTCTATGAACGACCTTTGGAAGAACGAATACTTACATCAGGTGCTGGGATACCAAAGGGAAGTTTGGACTACTCAACCAAATCCGCTGAAAGCAAAAGAAGTTGTACTGGTGGCTGATGACAGAGAGAAACGCCTTAATTGGAAGGTGGGTGTTGTTCAGAAACTCATCATTGGTCGTAACGGAAGATGCCGAACAGCTGTTGTTCAAGTGAAGTCCGGATTATTGAGACGACCGATTCGCAAGCTGCACAAGTTGGAAATCTGTGCTGAAACAGACAATCTCCCACGGTATCTGAGCGTTTACGGAATCGAACACTTGTAA
- the LOC136907703 gene encoding tigger transposable element-derived protein 6-like, translating into MDETGCFWRGLPEKTLEAKGRRCTWGKKAKQRLTWAFFVNAEGEKEDPVVIGPSVSPRCFKNLQSPSRPYNCSYFANSNAWMNTEIMTTIVSKLNRQLKRNDRHILLFMDNAPCHPQTLSGEFSNITVQFLPKNTTSKSQPLDAGIIANWKVLYRKRMLRYVCSEVDGEKNASEIVKSINVLMAIEWGRQAWNDVRQSTITKCFQETGLYPRDEPIEDDPFEGEELANLKTIMDRIHAECSVEEYVSYDDDTAICAGLIDPSNPNWRSEVRNELLDDDPDVQFVSEDTSIDDDFDKELEEPSIKSLAEALHLTDQLRHFAQFNGYQDLALDVGKASDVISSLKLLAPNRQTALTDYFK; encoded by the coding sequence ATGGATGAGACGGGTTGCTTTTGGCGTGGTCTTCCTGAAAAAACCCTAGAAGCCAAGGGAAGACGGTGCACTTGGGGGAAAAAAGCGAAGCAACGACTAACATGGGCATTTTTTGTAAATGCGGAAGGGGAGAAGGAAGATCCTGTTGTTATTGGCCCGTCCGTCAGTCCTAGATGCTTCAAAAACTTGCAGTCGCCAAGCCGGCCTTACAACTGCTCCTATTTCGCCAATAGTAACGCGTGGATGAATACAGAGATCATGACAACAATTGTGTCGAAGTTAAATCGCCAGTTGAAGCGCAACGATAGGCATATCCTTCTGTTTATGGATAATGCTCCCTGTCATCCGCAAACTCTGTCTGGAGAGTTTTCAAACATCACCGTTCAGTTCTTGCCAAAAAACACCACTTCCAAATCACAACCACTAGATGCCGGTATAATCGCTAATTGGAAAGTCCTTTACAGAAAGCGAATGCTGCGGTACGTTTGCTCTGAAGTTGATGGTGAGAAAAATGCGTCCGAAATCGTCAAATCCATCAACGTTCTTATGGCCATTGAGTGGGGGAGACAAGCCTGGAACGATGTTCGCCAAAGCACTATCACGAAGTGCTTTCAGGAGACTGGCTTGTATCCACGTGATGAACCAATCGAGGACGACCCCTTTGAAGGAGAGGAACTTGCCAACCTGAAAACTATAATGGATAGGATACATGCTGAATGCTCTGTGGAGGAGTATGTTTCCTATGATGATGATACCGCAATCTGCGCCGGCTTGATCGATCCATCTAACCCAAACTGGAGGTCAGAGGTCAGAAATGAGTTGCTTGATGATGATCCGGACGTTCAATTCGTTTCAGAAGACACCTCAATTGACGACGACTTCGACAAGGAATTAGAAGAGCCGTCAATCAAGAGCCTTGCAGAAGCGTTACACCTAACTGATCAACTCCGCCACTTTGCCCAGTTTAATGGGTACCAAGACCTCGCCCTAGATGTAGGAAAGGCAAGTGACGTGATCTCGTCATTAAAACTCCTCGCCCCAAATCGGCAAACAGCATTGACGgattattttaaataa